Proteins from one Impatiens glandulifera chromosome 2, dImpGla2.1, whole genome shotgun sequence genomic window:
- the LOC124924639 gene encoding F-box only protein 6-like, with protein MEFGESSRRKSRRNKLIICSSNEMLPKIWEKFPEDLFEVVGARLPTSTFFRFLCVSRKWNSMLTSHSFRDQYAQIPISQPWFYTITHDNVNTAAIYDPSSNKWHHQKVHSFLEKLVIYPLASIGGIICFVNIHHTRFFVGNPLTQTFKELPACSSMDWSQVAVGMWMNGKSTIEGYKILFLGRNGHYIIFDSNKNKWYESKVIPTSIRLPYILNLRSQAISVDGCLYFMSSYPNGMVCYNTLSGIWNHFSIPILHDMISGRFLVECGGRIMFVCVMIKSRISICIWEFEKTTLLWKYIDKMPRELCLKLYKKGANMICVGNKDMIFLCFSSEKLFMLVTYDVVKKEWFKAPRSLLPRGMAYQRFRHKIAFYPCITATP; from the coding sequence ATGGAATTCGGGGAGTCTTCTCGTAGGAAAAGTCGTAGAAATAAGTTGATCATATGTTCGTCTAATGAAATGTTACCTAAGATATGGGAAAAATTCCCGGAAGACCTCTTTGAAGTCGTTGGGGCGAGACTCCCAACATCTACCttctttcgtttcctttgtGTTAGTAGAAAGTGGAACTCCATGTTGACTTCTCATTCGTTTCGGGACCAATATGCTCAAATTCCCATCTCCCAACCTTGGTTCTACACCATCACCCACGACAATGTAAACACCGCAGCCATTTATGACCCCTCCTCGAATAAATGGCACCATCAAAAAGTTCATTCTTTCTTAGAGAAGTTGGTTATCTACCCTCTAGCTTCTATCGGTGGTATAATTTGTTTTGTCAATATTCATCATACCCGTTTTTTTGTGGGTAACCCGCTTACTCAGACATTCAAGGAGCTTCCAGCTTGTTCAAGCATGGATTGGTCTCAAGTAGCCGTTGGAATGTGGATGAATGGAAAATCCACAATCGAGGGCTATAAGATCCTCTTCTTAGGTCGTAATGGCCATTACATAATTTTTGACTCCAACAAGAATAAATGGTATGAATCAAAAGTTATTCCAACGAGCATAAGGTTGCCGTATATTTTGAACTTGCGCTCGCAGGCTATCTCCGTGGATGGTTGTCTTTACTTTATGTCTTCATATCCAAACGGTATGGTCTGCTACAATACGTTGTCTGGAATTTGGAATCATTTCTCAATCCCGATTCTACATGATATGATTTCTGGCCGATTTCTCGTAGAATGTGGGGGACGAATCATGTTCGTTTGTGTGATGATAAAATCGCGTATTTCTATTTGCATTTGGGAGTTTGAAAAAACAACATTATTATGGAAGTACATCGACAAAATGCCACGTGAGTTGTGCTTGAAATTGTACAAGAAGGGCGCAAATATGATTTGTGTAGGTAATAAAGATATGATCTTTTTGTGCTTTAGTTCTGAAAAATTGTTCATGTTAGTAACATATGATGTTGTGAAGAAAGAATGGTTTAAAGCTCCAAGATCTTTACTTCCCCGAGGAATGGCGTATCAAAGGTTTCGACATAAAATCGCATTTTATCCCTGCATTACTGCAACACCTTAG